In Campylobacter suis, a genomic segment contains:
- the pckA gene encoding phosphoenolpyruvate carboxykinase (ATP), whose translation MKANLEKMGLKNVGKIFYNLRYDELFEHEKNNNEGKVSSNGTFMVDTGVFTGRSPKDKYFVKQDPSGKYISWGKVNKPITKELFDKLLQKAKTQLSGKDLYVQDAFCGASKKSKKSVRFVTEVAWQAHFVKNMFIRPNEAELENFSPDFVVYNACKCKNDEWEKDGLNSDVFVIFNVEENVAVIGGTWYGGEMKKGIFSMMNYWLPLEGKLSMHCSANVGKDGDTALFFGLSGTGKTTLSTDPHRKLIGDDEHGWDDEGVFNFEGGCYAKCINLDPESEPEIYGAIKRNALLENVVADASGVVDYKDGSKTENTRVSYPIEHIINHEPSLNAGHPKNIIFLTADAFGVLPPVAKLTKEQAMYYFLSGYTAKVAGTERGITEPQATFSACFGEPFMPLHPTVYAKLLGEKIDKHGVNVYLVNTGWSGGAYGVGKRMSIKATRACINAILDGSITKCEFENFEKFNLCIPKALDRVETKLLNPINTWANSDEYIAMRDKLAKMFVENFKRYEDVAEGVEYAKAGPKA comes from the coding sequence ATGAAGGCAAATTTGGAAAAAATGGGATTAAAAAATGTCGGAAAAATTTTCTACAATCTAAGATACGATGAACTTTTTGAACATGAGAAAAATAACAACGAAGGTAAAGTTTCAAGCAACGGAACTTTTATGGTCGATACAGGAGTTTTTACAGGTCGAAGCCCTAAGGATAAGTATTTTGTAAAGCAAGATCCAAGCGGTAAATATATATCTTGGGGTAAAGTAAATAAGCCTATCACAAAAGAGCTATTTGATAAGCTTTTGCAAAAGGCAAAAACTCAACTTAGCGGCAAGGATTTGTATGTTCAAGATGCTTTTTGTGGAGCTAGCAAAAAGAGCAAAAAATCAGTTCGCTTTGTTACAGAAGTAGCTTGGCAGGCGCATTTTGTAAAAAATATGTTTATCCGCCCAAATGAAGCTGAACTAGAAAATTTTAGCCCTGATTTTGTTGTTTATAATGCTTGTAAGTGCAAAAATGATGAGTGGGAAAAAGATGGGCTAAATAGCGATGTTTTTGTTATCTTTAATGTCGAAGAAAATGTTGCTGTTATAGGCGGAACTTGGTATGGCGGCGAGATGAAAAAGGGCATTTTTTCTATGATGAATTATTGGTTGCCACTTGAAGGAAAGCTTAGTATGCACTGTTCAGCAAATGTCGGTAAAGACGGCGATACTGCGCTATTTTTCGGACTTTCTGGCACTGGCAAAACAACGCTTTCAACAGATCCGCATAGAAAACTAATAGGCGATGATGAGCATGGCTGGGATGATGAGGGCGTGTTTAACTTTGAGGGTGGATGTTATGCAAAATGTATAAATCTTGATCCTGAGAGCGAGCCTGAAATTTACGGGGCCATAAAGCGCAATGCCCTGCTTGAAAATGTCGTAGCAGATGCAAGCGGAGTAGTTGATTATAAAGATGGTAGTAAAACCGAAAACACTCGCGTGAGCTATCCGATAGAGCACATCATAAATCATGAGCCAAGCCTAAATGCTGGACATCCAAAAAATATTATATTTTTAACAGCCGATGCTTTTGGTGTGCTTCCGCCAGTAGCAAAGCTTACAAAAGAGCAGGCGATGTATTATTTCTTAAGCGGCTACACTGCAAAAGTGGCTGGCACTGAACGCGGGATAACCGAGCCACAAGCGACATTTAGTGCATGCTTTGGAGAGCCATTTATGCCACTTCATCCGACTGTTTATGCAAAACTCCTTGGCGAAAAGATCGATAAGCACGGCGTAAATGTATATCTTGTAAATACTGGCTGGAGCGGAGGCGCTTATGGCGTGGGTAAGCGTATGAGTATAAAAGCAACAAGGGCTTGCATAAATGCTATTTTAGATGGTAGTATCACAAAATGTGAGTTTGAAAATTTTGAGAAATTCAACCTTTGCATACCAAAAGCACTTGATAGAGTTGAAACAAAACTTCTAAATCCTATAAACACATGGGCAAATTCTGATGAATATATAGCTATGCGTGATAAGCTAGCAAAGATGTTTGTTGAGAATTTTAAACGCTATGAAGATGTAGCTGAGGGCGTTGAATACGCAAAAGCTGGACCAAAAGCGTAA
- a CDS encoding sodium ion-translocating decarboxylase subunit beta, whose amino-acid sequence MKILVKILLAFLISGFCFASEPASNVQPKYESKTMSELFTSFYKTTGINALLNPIEGYKDSAGHELSKFTQSYGRIIMFFICFLLFYLAIKKGFEPLLLLPIGFGGLLANIPVAEIAGSNGFLGIIYSFGIETGLFPLIIFMGVGAMTDFGPLLANPKTAMLGGAAQLGIFTTLIGAVTLSQYTNIFDFTLADAAAIGIIGGADGPTAIFLASRLAPDLLGAIAVAAYSYMALVPIIQPPIMRALTTKEERLIKMVQLREVSKREKIVFPITILMLCILVLPDATPLVGALCFGNLVRESGVVNRLSDTMQNALINIVTIFLGLTVGSKLAAEKFLVANTLGILLLGLVAFALGTAAGVLMAKLMNKLGKDKINPLIGAAGVSAVPMAARVVNKEGMKEDPTNFLLMHAMGPNVSGVIGSAVAAGILLSIFK is encoded by the coding sequence ATGAAAATTTTAGTCAAAATTTTACTCGCTTTTTTGATTAGCGGTTTTTGTTTTGCGAGCGAGCCAGCTAGTAATGTGCAACCAAAATACGAGTCAAAGACAATGAGTGAGCTATTTACTAGCTTTTACAAGACCACAGGGATAAATGCTCTTTTAAATCCTATTGAAGGCTATAAAGATAGTGCAGGACACGAGCTTAGCAAATTTACACAAAGCTACGGCCGTATCATAATGTTTTTTATCTGCTTTTTGCTCTTTTATCTTGCGATTAAAAAAGGTTTTGAACCACTTTTGCTTTTACCAATCGGTTTTGGTGGATTGCTTGCAAACATACCTGTTGCCGAGATAGCGGGATCAAATGGCTTTTTGGGTATCATTTATAGTTTTGGTATAGAAACTGGGCTTTTCCCGCTCATTATCTTTATGGGCGTTGGAGCGATGACTGACTTTGGACCGCTTCTAGCAAACCCAAAAACAGCAATGCTAGGAGGTGCGGCACAGCTTGGAATTTTCACAACTCTTATAGGTGCCGTTACGCTTAGTCAATACACAAATATATTTGACTTTACGCTAGCTGATGCCGCCGCTATAGGCATTATAGGTGGAGCAGATGGTCCGACAGCTATATTTTTAGCTTCTCGTCTTGCACCTGACCTGCTTGGAGCGATAGCAGTTGCAGCGTATTCATATATGGCTTTGGTGCCTATTATCCAGCCACCGATTATGCGTGCTCTGACCACAAAAGAGGAGCGTCTTATTAAAATGGTTCAACTTCGAGAAGTTAGCAAGCGCGAAAAGATAGTTTTTCCTATAACCATCTTAATGCTTTGCATACTTGTTTTACCAGATGCCACTCCGCTTGTAGGAGCGCTTTGTTTTGGCAATCTCGTTCGTGAAAGTGGCGTAGTTAACCGCTTAAGCGATACGATGCAAAATGCACTTATTAATATAGTTACGATATTTTTAGGGCTTACAGTTGGCTCAAAACTTGCAGCAGAGAAATTTCTAGTAGCAAATACTCTTGGAATTTTGCTACTAGGGCTTGTGGCATTTGCTTTAGGCACCGCAGCTGGTGTTTTGATGGCAAAACTTATGAATAAGCTTGGAAAAGATAAGATAAACCCGCTCATTGGTGCAGCCGGCGTTAGTGCCGTGCCGATGGCAGCTAGAGTGGTAAATAAAGAGGGCATGAAAGAAGATCCTACAAATTTCTTACTCATGCATGCAATGGGACCAAATGTTTCTGGGGTTATCGGCTCTGCCGTCGCTGCCGGTATTTTACTATCAATATTTAAGTAA